A single genomic interval of Flavihumibacter rivuli harbors:
- a CDS encoding sensor histidine kinase has product MNIDHPIYERHSLLKTYIATILVMSITVTIAISILNDVYAQAGILAIIIHALLNSAITATLLAIESVIIYMTIRHTRKLLPLSLPDWFVILAEILLSTALTLILLWGVFHLSINAPGTHPTTSTANIGLRIFLTYNLSGMLTLYFIQSAMNAYASSADHERKLQEWELAYHNVKLQALQNQINPHFLFNSFNVLSTLVGVDKPKSLSFIDHLKQTFQYILGMQDKQLVSLSTELSFLRKYFFLLQIRFDKKVKLSIAATVNWEEWQIPPLTLQILVENAVKHNRMSAACPLVIEIKTNGNRLLVINNLDKRETETASAGIGLNNIINRYQLFTKEEVSIYQDARMFEVSIPLLKTGI; this is encoded by the coding sequence ATGAATATTGACCATCCAATATATGAAAGGCATAGCCTCCTGAAGACCTATATCGCGACTATCCTGGTCATGAGTATTACGGTAACCATAGCTATTTCCATCCTGAATGATGTATACGCTCAGGCAGGCATACTGGCCATAATAATCCATGCCCTTCTAAACTCCGCTATTACCGCTACATTACTGGCCATTGAATCGGTAATAATCTATATGACCATCAGGCATACCAGGAAACTGTTGCCCCTTTCCTTACCTGACTGGTTTGTAATCCTGGCAGAGATTCTATTAAGCACGGCATTAACACTGATCCTCCTGTGGGGCGTATTTCATTTGTCAATCAATGCTCCCGGCACCCATCCAACTACATCAACAGCTAATATTGGGTTGCGGATATTCCTCACTTATAATCTATCCGGCATGTTGACCCTGTACTTCATCCAATCAGCCATGAATGCTTACGCATCATCTGCAGACCATGAAAGGAAGTTACAGGAATGGGAGTTAGCCTATCATAATGTAAAGCTTCAAGCTCTTCAAAACCAAATAAACCCGCACTTCCTGTTCAACAGTTTCAATGTGCTTAGTACACTGGTAGGGGTGGACAAACCAAAATCCTTATCATTCATTGACCACCTGAAGCAAACCTTCCAATACATTCTTGGGATGCAGGATAAGCAACTGGTTTCCCTCAGTACGGAGCTCAGCTTCCTGAGGAAATATTTCTTCCTGCTACAAATACGATTTGATAAAAAAGTAAAACTATCCATAGCAGCAACCGTCAATTGGGAGGAATGGCAGATCCCTCCCCTTACATTACAGATACTGGTAGAGAACGCTGTCAAGCACAACAGGATGTCTGCAGCTTGCCCCCTGGTCATCGAAATCAAAACCAACGGGAACCGTCTACTGGTGATCAACAATCTTGATAAAAGAGAAACGGAAACTGCATCGGCTGGCATTGGTCTTAACAACATAATCAACAGGTATCAGCTTTTCACTAAGGAGGAGGTATCCATTTACCAGGACGCCAGGATGTTTGAAGTATCAATTCCTTTATTAAAAACAGGGATATGA